One genomic window of Streptococcus mitis includes the following:
- a CDS encoding LysM peptidoglycan-binding domain-containing protein yields the protein MKKRILLASTVALSFAPVLATQAEEVLWTARSVEQIQNDLTKTDNKTSYTVQYGDTLSTIAEALGVDVTVLANLNKITNMDLIFPETVLTTTVNEAEEVTEVEIQTPQADSSEEVTTATADLTTNQVTVDDQTVQVTDLSQPIAEAPKAVEAPSKNEVATSSEVTETVTASEEVASSTETSVPEEQTAETSSAVAEVAPQAPTPAEKQETQVSPQAESAVEATTTPVEEKATETTATSSAEAKEASSNEATTSVSTYQPEETKRASATYAAPAAPDYAGLAVAKSENAGLQPQTAAFKEEIANLFGITSFSGYRPGDSGDHGKGLAIDFMVPEGSELGDKIAEYAIQNMASRGISYIIWKQRFYAPFDSKYGPANTWNPMPDRGSVTENHYDHVHVSMNG from the coding sequence ATGAAGAAAAGAATATTATTAGCCTCAACAGTAGCCTTGTCATTTGCCCCAGTATTGGCAACCCAAGCAGAAGAAGTTCTTTGGACTGCACGTAGTGTTGAGCAAATCCAAAATGATTTGACTAAAACGGACAACAAAACAAGTTATACCGTTCAATATGGTGATACCTTGAGCACCATTGCAGAAGCATTGGGGGTAGATGTCACAGTTCTTGCGAATTTGAATAAAATCACCAATATGGACTTGATTTTCCCAGAAACCGTTTTGACAACGACTGTCAATGAAGCAGAAGAAGTAACAGAAGTTGAAATCCAAACACCACAAGCAGATTCTAGTGAGGAAGTGACAACTGCGACAGCAGATTTGACAACAAATCAAGTGACCGTAGATGATCAAACTGTTCAGGTTACAGACCTTTCTCAACCGATTGCAGAAGCGCCAAAAGCGGTAGAAGCTCCAAGCAAAAATGAAGTAGCAACAAGTTCAGAAGTTACAGAGACAGTGACTGCTTCAGAAGAAGTGGCATCATCTACAGAGACTTCTGTCCCAGAGGAGCAAACAGCCGAAACAAGCAGTGCAGTTGCAGAAGTAGCTCCTCAGGCACCGACTCCAGCCGAGAAGCAGGAAACACAAGTAAGTCCTCAAGCTGAATCAGCAGTGGAAGCAACTACAACTCCAGTAGAAGAAAAAGCAACTGAAACAACTGCAACAAGTTCAGCAGAAGCAAAAGAAGCCTCATCAAATGAAGCTACAACATCAGTTTCTACTTATCAACCAGAAGAGACGAAAAGAGCTTCAGCAACTTACGCGGCTCCAGCTGCGCCTGATTATGCTGGACTGGCAGTAGCGAAATCTGAAAATGCAGGACTTCAACCACAAACGGCTGCCTTTAAAGAAGAAATTGCCAACTTGTTTGGTATCACATCCTTTAGTGGTTACCGTCCAGGAGACAGTGGAGATCACGGAAAAGGTTTGGCCATTGACTTCATGGTACCAGAAGGTTCAGAACTAGGGGATAAGATTGCGGAATACGCTATTCAAAACATGGCTAGCCGTGGCATTAGTTACATCATTTGGAAACAACGTTTCTATGCTCCATTTGATAGCAAATATGGACCAGCTAATACTTGGAACCCAATGCCAGACCGTGGTAGCGTGACAGAAAACCATTATGATCACGTTCACGTTTCAATGAATGGATAA
- a CDS encoding HAD family hydrolase: MQKTAFIWDLDGTLLDSYEAILSGIEETFAQFSIPYDKEQVREFILKFSVQDLLVQVAEERKLDVEMLNQVRAQSLAEKNAQVVLMPGARDVLAWAEESGIQQFVYTHKGDNARTILRDLGLESYFTEILTSQSGFVRKPSPEAANYLLGKYQLDSEKTYYIGDRTLDVEFAQNSGIQSINFLESTYEGNHRIQGLADIPYIFGDWER; this comes from the coding sequence ATGCAAAAAACAGCTTTTATTTGGGATTTAGATGGGACTTTATTGGATTCTTACGAAGCGATTTTATCAGGAATTGAGGAAACTTTTGCTCAGTTTTCTATTCCTTATGATAAGGAGCAGGTGAGGGAGTTTATTCTCAAGTTTTCTGTGCAGGATTTACTTGTGCAGGTGGCAGAAGAGAGAAAGCTGGATGTGGAAATGCTAAATCAGGTGCGTGCCCAGAGTTTGGCTGAGAAGAATGCTCAGGTAGTTTTGATGCCAGGTGCGCGTGATGTGCTAGCTTGGGCAGAGGAATCAGGAATTCAGCAGTTTGTTTACACTCATAAGGGAGACAATGCTCGTACCATTCTCAGAGACTTGGGTTTGGAATCTTATTTTACAGAGATTTTAACCAGTCAGAGTGGTTTTGTGCGGAAGCCAAGTCCAGAAGCGGCTAACTATCTGTTAGGCAAGTATCAGTTGGATTCTGAGAAGACCTATTATATAGGGGATCGGACTCTGGATGTGGAATTTGCCCAGAATAGTGGGATTCAAAGTATCAACTTTTTAGAGTCGACTTATGAAGGAAATCATAGGATTCAAGGGTTAGCAGATATTCCTTATATTTTTGGGGATTGGGAACGATAA
- a CDS encoding MATE family efflux transporter: MFKKNKDILNIALPAMGENFLQMLMGMVDSYLVAHLGLIAISGVSVAGNIITIYQAIFIALGAAISSVISKNLGQKDQSMLAYHVTEALKITLLLSFLLGFLSIFAGKEMIGLLGTERDVAESGGLYLSLVGGSIVLLGLMTSLGALIRATHNPRLPLYVSFLSNALNILFSSLAIFVLDMGIAGVAWGTILSRLVGLVILWSQLKLPFEKPTFGLDKELLTLALPAAGERLMMRAGDVVIIALVVSFGTEAVAGNAVGEVLTQFNYMPAFGVATATVMLVARAVGEDNWERVANLSKQTFWLSLLLMLPLTLSVYALGIPLTHLYTTDSLAVEASVLVTLFSLLGTPMTIGTVIYTAVWQGLGNARLPFYATSIGMWCIRIGTGYLMGIVLGWGLPGIWAGTLLDNGFRWLFLRYRYQRYMSLKG; the protein is encoded by the coding sequence TTGTTTAAGAAAAATAAAGACATTCTTAATATTGCCTTGCCAGCTATGGGCGAAAATTTTTTGCAGATGCTCATGGGGATGGTGGATAGTTACTTAGTAGCCCACTTGGGCTTGATAGCTATTTCGGGTGTATCAGTAGCTGGCAATATTATCACGATTTATCAGGCGATTTTCATCGCTCTGGGAGCTGCTATTTCCAGTGTTATTTCAAAAAATTTGGGGCAGAAGGATCAATCTATGCTAGCCTATCATGTGACTGAGGCATTGAAGATTACCTTACTATTAAGTTTCCTTTTAGGATTTTTGTCCATCTTCGCTGGGAAAGAGATGATAGGACTTTTGGGGACGGAGAGAGATGTAGCTGAGAGTGGTGGACTCTACCTATCTTTGGTAGGCGGATCGATTGTTCTCTTAGGTTTAATGACTAGTCTGGGAGCCTTGATTCGTGCAACGCATAATCCACGTCTGCCTCTCTATGTTAGTTTTTTATCCAATGCCTTGAATATTCTTTTTTCAAGTCTAGCTATTTTTGTTCTGGATATGGGGATAGCTGGTGTTGCTTGGGGGACAATTCTGTCTCGTTTGGTAGGTCTTGTGATTTTATGGTCGCAATTAAAGTTGCCTTTTGAGAAACCGACTTTTGGTTTAGATAAGGAACTATTGACCTTAGCGTTGCCAGCAGCTGGAGAGAGGCTCATGATGAGGGCTGGAGATGTCGTGATCATTGCCTTGGTTGTTTCTTTTGGAACGGAGGCGGTGGCTGGAAATGCAGTCGGAGAAGTCTTGACCCAGTTTAACTATATGCCTGCCTTTGGCGTCGCTACTGCAACGGTCATGCTGGTAGCTCGAGCAGTTGGAGAGGATAATTGGGAAAGAGTAGCTAATTTGAGCAAGCAAACCTTTTGGCTTTCTCTGCTTCTCATGTTGCCCTTGACGCTTAGTGTCTATGCCTTGGGTATACCACTAACTCATCTCTATACGACTGATTCTCTAGCGGTGGAGGCTAGTGTGCTAGTGACACTTTTTTCACTACTTGGTACTCCTATGACGATAGGAACAGTCATCTATACAGCAGTCTGGCAGGGTTTGGGCAATGCTCGGCTTCCCTTTTATGCGACAAGTATAGGAATGTGGTGTATCCGCATTGGAACAGGATATCTGATGGGGATTGTGCTTGGTTGGGGCTTGCCCGGTATTTGGGCCGGAACCCTTTTGGATAATGGTTTTCGTTGGTTATTTCTACGTTACCGTTACCAGCGTTATATGAGCTTGAAAGGATAG
- the thrC gene encoding threonine synthase, which translates to MTLVYQSTRDANNTVTASQAILQGLATDGGLFAPLTYPKVDLDFDKLKDASYQEVAKLVLSAFLDDFTAEELDYCINNAYDSKFDTLAIAPLVKLDGQYNLELFHGSTIAFKDMALSILPYFMTTAAKKHGLENKIVILTATSGDTGKAAMAGFADVPGTEIIVFYPKDGVSKVQELQMTTQTGDNTHVIAIDGNFDDAQTNVKHMFNDVALREKLATNKLQFSSANSMNIGRLVPQIVYYVYAYAQLVKTGEIVAGDKVNFTVPTGNFGNILAAFYAKQIGLPVGKLICASNDNNVLTDFFKTRVYDKKREFKVTTSPSMDILVSSNLERLIFHLLGNDAVKTAELMNALNKQGQYELTDFDAEILDLFAAEYATEEETAAEIKRVYEADSYIEDPHTAVASAVYKKYQAATGDVTKTVIASTASPYKFPVVAVEAVTGKVGLTDFEALAQLHDISGVAVPPAVDGLETAPVRHKTTVAAADMQAAVEAYLGL; encoded by the coding sequence ATGACATTAGTTTATCAATCAACGCGTGATGCCAACAATACAGTAACTGCTAGCCAAGCTATTTTGCAAGGTTTGGCGACGGATGGTGGTTTGTTTGCACCGCTTACTTATCCAAAGGTAGATTTGGACTTTGACAAATTGAAAGATGCTTCTTACCAGGAAGTTGCTAAGCTTGTTTTGTCAGCATTTTTAGATGACTTTACAGCTGAGGAGTTGGACTACTGTATCAACAATGCCTACGATAGCAAGTTTGATACTCTAGCTATCGCACCATTAGTGAAATTAGACGGGCAATACAATCTGGAGCTTTTCCATGGTTCAACAATTGCCTTTAAGGATATGGCCTTGTCTATTTTGCCATACTTTATGACAACAGCTGCTAAGAAACATGGCTTGGAGAACAAGATTGTCATCTTAACAGCGACATCTGGTGATACTGGAAAAGCTGCTATGGCAGGGTTTGCGGATGTGCCTGGAACTGAGATTATTGTCTTTTATCCAAAGGATGGTGTCAGCAAGGTACAAGAGTTGCAAATGACCACTCAGACTGGTGATAATACTCATGTTATCGCTATTGATGGTAACTTTGACGATGCGCAAACAAATGTGAAGCATATGTTTAATGATGTGGCTCTTCGTGAAAAGTTGGCTACCAATAAACTGCAATTTTCATCTGCCAACTCTATGAATATCGGTCGTTTGGTGCCACAGATTGTTTATTATGTTTATGCCTATGCTCAGTTGGTTAAGACTGGTGAGATTGTGGCTGGTGATAAGGTCAACTTCACAGTACCAACAGGAAATTTTGGAAATATCTTGGCTGCCTTTTATGCTAAGCAAATTGGTCTACCAGTTGGCAAATTAATCTGTGCTTCAAATGACAACAATGTTTTGACAGACTTTTTCAAGACACGTGTTTACGACAAGAAACGTGAGTTTAAAGTGACTACTAGTCCATCTATGGATATTTTGGTATCTTCAAACTTGGAGCGTTTGATTTTCCATCTTTTAGGTAATGATGCGGTTAAAACAGCTGAACTTATGAATGCCTTGAACAAGCAAGGACAATATGAGTTGACAGACTTTGATGCAGAGATTTTGGACCTCTTTGCAGCTGAATATGCGACTGAGGAAGAAACGGCAGCAGAAATCAAGCGTGTTTATGAGGCAGATTCTTATATCGAGGATCCACATACGGCGGTTGCCTCGGCAGTTTATAAGAAATACCAAGCGGCTACTGGCGATGTGACTAAGACAGTGATTGCTTCAACAGCGAGTCCATACAAGTTCCCAGTGGTTGCAGTAGAAGCTGTAACAGGTAAAGTAGGCTTGACTGACTTTGAAGCCTTGGCTCAATTACATGATATTTCAGGAGTTGCAGTACCACCAGCAGTTGACGGGCTTGAAACAGCTCCTGTTCGTCACAAGACAACAGTGGCAGCTGCTGATATGCAAGCAGCGGTTGAGGCTTATCTAGGACTTTAA
- a CDS encoding IS30 family transposase: MTKHKHLTLSDRNDIQLGLERGETFKAIGQSILKDPTTVSKEVKRNRQVRESTCDNLPCPLLDKAPFVCNGCPKRRQNCGFKKIFYLAKQAQKQYEQTLVEAREGTPLNSKAFWDMDKVISDGVKKGQHIYHILKTHNLDVSSSTVYRHIRKGYLSIAHIDLARAVKFKERRKRKLPSIPKEAKKGRSYEDFQNYLVLNQLDSWLEMDTVLGRMGGKVLLTFNLSFCNFIFARLLDNKTALEVTKHLYTIKNTLHEADKDFFQLFPVILTDNGGEFARVDDIEMDVRGESKLFFCDPNRSDQKGRIEKNHTLIRDILPKGTAFDNLTQEDINLVCSHVNSVKRAALNGKSAYELFAFTYGEEIPKLLGISKIPAEDVCQSSKLLQHKF; the protein is encoded by the coding sequence ATGACAAAACATAAACACCTTACCCTTTCAGACCGTAATGATATCCAATTAGGCTTAGAGCGCGGTGAAACCTTCAAAGCTATCGGACAATCCATTCTAAAAGACCCAACTACTGTTTCCAAAGAAGTCAAACGAAACAGACAAGTCCGAGAGTCTACATGCGATAACCTTCCTTGCCCTTTACTCGATAAGGCTCCCTTTGTCTGTAATGGATGCCCTAAAAGAAGACAAAATTGTGGATTTAAAAAAATCTTCTACCTTGCTAAACAAGCTCAAAAACAGTACGAACAAACTCTTGTCGAAGCTCGTGAAGGAACTCCCCTTAATTCCAAGGCCTTCTGGGACATGGACAAAGTCATTTCTGATGGTGTTAAAAAGGGACAACACATCTATCATATCCTCAAAACTCATAACCTTGATGTCAGTTCCTCAACCGTCTATCGACACATCCGAAAAGGATACCTATCTATCGCTCATATTGACCTAGCCAGAGCCGTTAAATTCAAAGAAAGACGGAAAAGGAAACTACCTTCCATCCCTAAAGAAGCTAAAAAAGGCCGTTCCTATGAGGATTTCCAAAACTATTTAGTCCTTAATCAACTAGACTCTTGGCTGGAAATGGACACAGTTCTGGGGAGGATGGGAGGTAAAGTCCTACTTACCTTCAACCTGTCTTTCTGTAACTTTATCTTCGCTAGGCTTCTGGATAATAAAACTGCCCTTGAGGTTACCAAACACCTCTATACCATCAAGAACACTCTTCATGAAGCTGATAAAGATTTCTTCCAACTCTTTCCTGTCATTCTTACCGATAATGGTGGAGAGTTTGCCAGGGTTGATGATATCGAAATGGATGTGCGAGGAGAGAGTAAACTCTTCTTTTGTGACCCTAATCGCTCTGACCAGAAAGGGAGAATTGAGAAAAACCACACACTGATTCGAGACATTCTACCTAAGGGAACTGCTTTTGACAACTTAACTCAAGAGGACATCAATCTCGTCTGCTCTCATGTCAACAGTGTCAAACGTGCTGCTTTGAATGGAAAGTCAGCCTATGAGCTCTTTGCCTTTACCTATGGAGAAGAGATTCCTAAGCTTCTAGGTATTTCTAAAATACCTGCAGAAGACGTCTGTCAGTCTTCGAAATTACTCCAACATAAGTTCTAA
- a CDS encoding gamma-glutamylcysteine synthetase — protein sequence MSRSIDLLKHRYLKNIKENPELFVGIELEYPVVNLEGDATDVEVIKYLFRYLVSSFDFTVEKVDDFGNPIQLVDPISQDAILFEVSYTTIEFAFGKAETIQEVENRFNNYMDVIQRQLGESNHAIVGCGIHPNWDKNENCPVAYPRYQMLMDYLNLSRNVIESDLHHFPEYGAFICGSQVQLDVSKSNYLRVINAFTQIEGVKAYLFANSEFSGEDWDTKISRDIFWEESMHGIYPENVGVNARLFKDKDDFFDYLDHSAIFTAERDGQTYYFYPIQARDYLDTPEIQAFDLNGDEVLISPQEKDFETHRSYQYQDLTTRGTVEFRSVCTQSLDRTFASAAFHLGLLVNLYKLEAYLETAPFFKEFGRNYKFLRRQFSKKKLTEQEETAIIEFSKDLLQLAEEGLQMRNKQEMIYLQPLKEELG from the coding sequence ATGTCTCGTTCTATCGATTTATTAAAACATCGGTATTTGAAAAATATTAAAGAAAATCCTGAATTGTTTGTCGGGATTGAGCTGGAATATCCTGTTGTAAACTTGGAAGGGGATGCTACAGATGTTGAAGTTATCAAGTACTTATTCCGATATTTAGTTTCTTCTTTTGATTTCACTGTCGAAAAGGTAGATGATTTTGGCAATCCGATCCAGTTAGTAGATCCGATAAGTCAGGATGCTATTTTGTTTGAAGTTTCCTATACTACGATTGAGTTTGCATTTGGTAAGGCCGAAACAATTCAAGAGGTCGAAAATCGTTTCAATAATTATATGGATGTAATTCAGAGACAATTAGGCGAATCCAATCATGCTATCGTTGGTTGCGGTATTCATCCTAACTGGGATAAAAATGAGAATTGTCCAGTGGCTTATCCACGCTATCAGATGTTGATGGATTATTTGAATTTGAGTAGGAATGTGATTGAATCAGATTTACATCATTTCCCTGAATATGGTGCTTTTATCTGTGGGAGTCAGGTTCAGCTGGATGTTTCAAAATCTAACTACTTACGGGTGATTAATGCTTTTACTCAAATTGAAGGAGTTAAGGCTTATTTATTTGCCAATTCTGAGTTTTCAGGTGAGGATTGGGATACGAAAATTTCAAGGGATATTTTTTGGGAAGAATCGATGCATGGTATCTATCCAGAGAACGTCGGTGTCAATGCTAGGCTCTTTAAAGATAAGGATGATTTTTTTGATTATCTAGATCATTCTGCAATTTTTACTGCGGAACGTGATGGGCAAACCTATTATTTTTATCCGATTCAGGCTAGGGACTATTTGGATACACCTGAAATCCAAGCATTTGATCTTAATGGGGATGAGGTTCTTATTTCCCCTCAAGAGAAGGATTTTGAAACTCATCGTAGTTATCAGTACCAAGACTTAACGACTCGCGGAACAGTTGAGTTTCGTAGTGTGTGTACTCAATCTCTAGATAGAACCTTCGCTTCAGCAGCTTTTCACTTAGGATTGTTGGTCAATTTATATAAGTTAGAAGCTTACTTAGAAACAGCACCTTTTTTTAAAGAATTTGGGCGAAATTATAAGTTTTTAAGACGACAATTTTCTAAGAAAAAGCTTACAGAACAGGAAGAAACTGCAATTATAGAGTTTTCAAAAGACTTACTCCAGCTAGCTGAGGAAGGTCTGCAGATGAGAAATAAACAAGAAATGATTTATTTACAGCCTTTGAAAGAAGAATTGGGGTAA